From Candidatus Pedobacter colombiensis, one genomic window encodes:
- a CDS encoding trypsin-like peptidase domain-containing protein, which translates to MKRIGLIVLAAFIGGAAAIGGYKLLEQKNDGLLSFADQQKVIFANNPKVSSAGAVDFVEAAAAVSPAVVHIKTSYSGTSATQGRSSSPMDMFDDLFGGGGRRMQRAPKAASGSGVILTPDGYIVTNNHVVDNADKIEVILSDRRKVSAKVIGKDANTDLALIKVDATDLPVVKMGNSDQVQIGEWVLAVGFPLDLQTTVTAGIVSAKARNIGILARDQQQPSQEDLDEYQRTGKMPSRAASSSIESYIQTDAAINPGNSGGALVNANGELIGINAAIASQTGTNVGYGFAIPINLAKKILDDFRKYGAVKRGYIGVTFNTLDADLAERLNVKDNSGLYVSEVLPGSGAAAAGLMKGDIIKKIDGNVIYDSPDLQEKIGRLSPGDKVELTYSRNGQLKDTRVTLKGERNNSPEEILLTSKKGRKVEPLGASFAPAPSQLKDKYGVKDGVVVTEIEQGKVFDSFKNPKTLLVTTVNGKPVNNSNDVEVALRQFRDRKTVISGITEQGSFTLSF; encoded by the coding sequence ATGAAAAGGATAGGATTAATCGTGTTGGCTGCATTTATAGGTGGTGCAGCTGCAATAGGTGGCTATAAATTGTTAGAGCAAAAAAATGACGGCTTGCTGTCATTTGCAGATCAACAAAAGGTAATTTTTGCAAATAACCCTAAAGTTTCTTCAGCAGGTGCTGTAGATTTTGTGGAGGCAGCAGCGGCAGTATCGCCGGCTGTAGTTCACATTAAGACTTCATATAGCGGTACAAGCGCAACTCAAGGTAGATCATCATCCCCAATGGATATGTTTGATGATCTTTTTGGTGGCGGAGGCCGTAGAATGCAACGTGCCCCTAAAGCAGCTTCAGGCTCAGGTGTGATTTTAACTCCTGATGGTTACATCGTAACCAATAACCATGTGGTAGATAATGCTGATAAGATTGAAGTGATCTTGTCCGATAGGCGTAAGGTAAGTGCAAAGGTGATTGGTAAAGATGCAAACACAGATTTGGCTTTGATTAAAGTTGATGCAACTGATCTACCTGTAGTGAAAATGGGTAACTCTGATCAGGTTCAGATTGGTGAGTGGGTTTTAGCTGTAGGTTTCCCTTTGGATTTGCAAACTACAGTGACAGCTGGTATTGTAAGTGCAAAAGCACGTAATATTGGTATTTTGGCAAGAGATCAGCAGCAGCCATCACAAGAGGACCTTGATGAGTATCAAAGAACAGGGAAGATGCCTTCCCGTGCTGCAAGCAGTAGCATTGAATCTTATATACAGACTGATGCTGCAATTAACCCTGGTAACAGTGGTGGTGCATTGGTGAATGCAAACGGTGAATTGATTGGTATCAATGCTGCTATTGCTTCTCAGACAGGTACAAACGTAGGTTATGGCTTTGCTATTCCAATTAACCTTGCCAAAAAGATATTGGACGATTTCAGAAAATATGGCGCGGTTAAACGTGGATATATTGGTGTTACCTTCAATACATTGGATGCAGATCTGGCCGAGAGGTTAAACGTAAAAGACAATTCCGGATTGTATGTAAGTGAAGTGCTTCCTGGAAGTGGTGCTGCAGCAGCGGGTTTGATGAAAGGTGATATCATTAAAAAGATTGATGGCAATGTAATCTATGATTCTCCGGATTTACAAGAAAAGATTGGTCGTTTAAGTCCTGGTGATAAAGTGGAGTTAACTTATTCCAGAAATGGACAATTGAAAGATACACGCGTGACTTTGAAAGGTGAAAGGAACAATAGCCCGGAAGAGATTTTATTAACCAGTAAAAAAGGAAGGAAAGTAGAGCCTCTTGGCGCTTCTTTTGCACCAGCGCCATCTCAACTTAAAGATAAATATGGAGTAAAAGATGGTGTTGTGGTTACCGAAATAGAACAAGGGAAGGTTTTTGATTCGTTTAAAAACCCTAAAACCTTACTTGTTACTACAGTTAATGGAAAGCCTGTAAATAATTCTAATGATGTCGAAGTAGCATTACGACAGTTTAGGGATCGGAAGACGGTAATATCCGGCATTACTGAGCAAGGGAGTTTCACTCTATCTTTTTAA
- the dapF gene encoding diaminopimelate epimerase gives MDIHFFKYQGAGNDFILIDHRISPLQDINYERVKQLCDRRFGIGADGLMFLTAHDDFDFEMHYFNADGRPGSMCGNGGRCIVAFAKHLGIIDRETNFLAVDGPHYAKISEKGNWVDLQMIDIDTINRDGDAFVLNTGSPHYVAQMEDLEDYDVYHNGKAIRNNDTYRKEGINVNFVEDKGDYLFVRTFERGVEDETYACGTGVTAVALSMAQHKNLSGHIKTPIKVLGGDLSIEFDYNGKEFTHVFLCGPAEKVFEGQISF, from the coding sequence ATGGATATTCATTTCTTCAAATACCAAGGTGCCGGAAACGACTTTATACTGATTGACCACAGAATCAGCCCATTGCAAGACATCAACTACGAACGTGTAAAACAACTATGCGATAGGCGTTTTGGCATTGGTGCAGACGGATTGATGTTTTTAACTGCTCATGATGATTTTGACTTCGAAATGCATTATTTCAATGCAGATGGCAGACCCGGTAGCATGTGTGGTAATGGAGGAAGATGCATTGTGGCATTTGCCAAACATCTTGGGATAATTGATCGGGAGACTAACTTTTTGGCAGTCGACGGCCCTCATTACGCCAAAATTTCAGAAAAAGGCAATTGGGTAGACCTGCAAATGATAGACATAGATACCATTAACAGAGATGGTGATGCCTTTGTATTAAACACAGGTTCACCACATTATGTAGCCCAAATGGAAGATCTTGAAGATTATGATGTTTATCATAATGGCAAAGCCATTCGCAATAATGATACCTACAGAAAAGAAGGCATTAACGTTAACTTTGTAGAAGATAAAGGTGATTACCTTTTTGTACGCACATTTGAGCGTGGTGTTGAAGACGAGACCTATGCCTGCGGTACCGGAGTAACCGCTGTAGCTTTATCAATGGCACAACATAAAAACCTAAGTGGCCATATAAAAACACCTATTAAAGTTTTGGGAGGAGATTTAAGCATAGAATTCGATTACAACGGCAAAGAATTCACACATGTATTTTTATGCGGTCCTGCTGAAAAGGTATTTGAAGGGCAGATCAGTTTTTAA
- a CDS encoding succinate dehydrogenase cytochrome b subunit, whose protein sequence is MASFGNAFSSSIGKKLIMGITGLFLISFLLVHCFINALIFVNDGGLTYNVGAHFMGTNWIIRAMEVVLFAGLLAHIFQGFRLVFQNQAARPVKYAVTNGAANSKWYSRSMGLLGTLLLIFLIVHISKFWVMSRFTGIPTVDANGNHDLFAVMVTTFQDPLLVVLYVLGMVSLAYHLLHGFSSAFQTLGWNHKKYTPIIKSVGMWYSIIISLLFASMPIAMYLGLIK, encoded by the coding sequence ATGGCAAGTTTCGGAAACGCTTTTTCCTCATCAATTGGAAAAAAATTAATAATGGGCATAACGGGCCTGTTTCTCATTTCATTTCTTTTAGTGCACTGTTTTATCAATGCCCTGATTTTTGTAAATGACGGTGGACTAACCTATAATGTCGGCGCTCATTTTATGGGTACTAACTGGATAATCAGAGCTATGGAGGTGGTATTATTCGCAGGTCTACTTGCGCATATTTTTCAAGGATTCAGATTGGTTTTTCAAAATCAGGCTGCACGTCCGGTTAAATATGCCGTTACTAATGGTGCTGCAAACAGCAAATGGTACTCCCGTTCAATGGGTTTATTAGGTACCTTGCTTTTAATCTTCTTAATTGTTCACATCTCTAAGTTCTGGGTAATGTCGCGTTTTACAGGCATTCCTACAGTAGATGCTAATGGTAACCATGATCTATTCGCGGTAATGGTAACAACTTTTCAAGATCCTTTATTGGTTGTACTTTACGTATTGGGAATGGTTTCTTTGGCTTATCACTTGCTGCATGGTTTCTCTTCAGCATTCCAAACATTAGGATGGAACCACAAGAAGTATACACCAATCATTAAAAGTGTGGGGATGTGGTATTCAATTATCATTTCTTTGTTGTTTGCTTCAATGCCTATTGCAATGTACCTAGGCCTTATTAAATAA
- a CDS encoding DUF4153 domain-containing protein: MKLKLPSVHSLWISFVKVVSRFPLQVLVAIVATISWCYIVDVSRHTEEQLAVFLSVCNLALTLLLAVDLYAEANKLKSARQWALRLAVVLICTVLYFVLKPSFYLADVFRIGLLAFAFHLLVAFAPFIRNGNANGFWQYNKTLFLRILTSALYAGVLFAGLAIALVAIDGLFNVNIGWKTYMRLFAVVTAGFMTVFFLAGVPDDFEELNKDESYPKGLKIFTQYVLIPLMTIYLLILLVYEAKIMINWVLPKGLVSTLILGYAVFGILSLLLIYPIKEKEGNGWMKLFSRFFYVMMIPLVVLLLLAVWKRVGNYGITESRYILIVLAVWLTLITVYFLISKKQNIKIIPVSLCVLALLATYGPQSAFSVSKYSQVARLKRLMASKNQKDIDQRGAVVNYLVDRHGLSTLQPFTKVNLEELETKIEAKDTTQSRYAIKSKKTDTAYALLNIKTVGRRYMDYVRFVPQDESIVNVRGYDYVIPIESYAEQNTTKINNQLVVVEKVRQTGNLTVKVGAELQAEFDLRKLAEDAVKAFKTGKLKERPNGGNAYYLPEDSLSLAQNLNNYELKLMIMSLNTSSNTEDAEELNSQLSYNGYLLIRVK, from the coding sequence ATGAAACTCAAATTACCTTCAGTACACTCCTTATGGATCAGCTTTGTTAAAGTTGTTTCTCGGTTTCCTTTGCAGGTTTTAGTGGCTATAGTAGCTACCATATCATGGTGTTATATCGTAGATGTAAGTAGGCATACGGAAGAGCAGCTTGCTGTATTTCTTTCTGTTTGCAATCTTGCGTTGACTTTGCTTTTGGCTGTAGATCTTTATGCAGAAGCTAATAAACTTAAGTCTGCAAGACAATGGGCTTTACGATTGGCAGTCGTATTGATCTGTACCGTCTTGTACTTTGTGTTAAAGCCATCTTTTTATCTGGCCGATGTTTTTCGTATAGGTTTGCTGGCATTCGCCTTTCATTTGCTGGTCGCTTTTGCGCCCTTTATAAGGAATGGGAATGCTAATGGCTTTTGGCAATACAATAAAACTTTATTTTTAAGAATCCTGACCTCCGCCTTGTATGCAGGTGTGCTTTTTGCCGGACTGGCCATCGCGCTTGTCGCAATTGATGGCTTGTTTAATGTAAATATTGGCTGGAAGACTTATATGCGGCTATTTGCGGTTGTTACCGCTGGATTTATGACGGTCTTTTTTCTCGCAGGTGTGCCTGATGATTTTGAAGAATTAAACAAAGACGAAAGCTATCCAAAAGGCCTTAAAATATTTACACAGTACGTGTTAATTCCCTTAATGACCATATATCTGCTTATTTTGCTGGTTTATGAGGCTAAGATCATGATCAATTGGGTATTGCCTAAAGGTCTGGTGTCAACGTTGATTTTAGGCTACGCTGTATTTGGCATTCTATCTTTATTGCTCATTTATCCCATCAAGGAAAAAGAAGGGAATGGATGGATGAAGTTGTTTTCAAGGTTCTTTTACGTAATGATGATTCCATTAGTGGTGTTATTGCTGCTTGCTGTTTGGAAAAGAGTGGGTAATTATGGCATTACGGAGTCAAGGTATATACTTATTGTACTGGCCGTGTGGTTAACCTTAATTACGGTTTACTTCCTGATCAGTAAAAAACAAAACATTAAAATCATTCCGGTTAGCTTATGCGTACTTGCTTTGCTGGCTACCTATGGACCACAGAGTGCTTTTTCAGTATCTAAATATTCGCAGGTAGCTCGTTTAAAAAGACTAATGGCTTCTAAAAATCAAAAGGACATTGACCAACGTGGTGCTGTGGTAAATTATTTGGTTGACAGGCATGGCTTAAGTACATTGCAGCCTTTTACAAAGGTGAATTTGGAGGAGCTGGAGACTAAAATTGAAGCAAAGGATACTACACAATCCCGTTATGCGATTAAAAGTAAAAAAACCGATACGGCTTATGCTTTGCTGAACATAAAAACAGTAGGTAGACGGTATATGGATTACGTACGATTTGTTCCGCAAGATGAGTCTATTGTGAATGTAAGGGGGTATGATTACGTAATCCCTATCGAGAGTTATGCCGAACAAAACACTACAAAAATTAATAACCAGCTGGTTGTTGTTGAAAAGGTTAGACAAACTGGAAACCTAACGGTGAAGGTTGGAGCTGAGCTTCAAGCTGAATTTGATTTGCGTAAGCTGGCTGAAGATGCCGTTAAAGCTTTTAAAACAGGTAAATTAAAAGAAAGGCCTAATGGTGGTAATGCTTATTATTTGCCGGAGGATTCACTTTCGCTGGCTCAGAATTTAAATAACTATGAGTTAAAATTGATGATTATGTCGCTCAATACAAGTTCTAATACAGAAGATGCCGAAGAATTAAACAGTCAGTTAAGTTACAATGGTTACCTGCTAATTAGGGTAAAGTAG
- a CDS encoding helix-turn-helix domain-containing protein: MLNSETANPAELAARFVNYTSKHIFLTGKAGTGKTTFLRRLIDLTHKKAVIAAPTGIAAINANGVTIHSLFQLPFGAYLPKQPAADGDHYNQQYNTPKSIVRHLNMTAAKRKVLLDMELLIIDEVSMLRADLLDAIDMVLRYVRRNNTASFGGVQVLFIGDLHQLPPVVKSNEWTMLAQFYKSAYFFDAHALYHEPPIYIELEKIYRQADNVFISLLNNLRNNEVTAADLVLLEKHYQADFKPSLNEKYITLTTHNNKADTLNKERLEELKDVAYLYVAKVENEFSEYAYPAEHILELKIGAQVMFIKNDPSGEQRYFNGKIATVIALKPDLIEVQTEGDHAKIVLEKYKWENIRYTTDKVTGEIKEELIGTFTQYPLKLAWAITVHKSQGLTFDKAIIDIGNAFAPGQIYVALSRLRSLDGLVLTSLISGSGIRQDQNVTFFSKNKQDPSTLESKIQHETETFLRSYLLQCFDLTPLDNYVYEHVHSYTKDINKSAKQKHVKWAAQLLKDLSEVKTHANKFLSQIKRLYEDKSESGLQTLLDRATAAENYFNPLLSAFSKRIFERMELVKQDKQVIAFLTELLEMEALFYEQVKKIRKATALLGATISGKEFTKKDVNALLSQAERAAQMETVFAMPGKLDFTEKKGKSTKSGTSKAPKKEKKPKADTKELSLTLLKEGKTIQEIAEERKMVVGTIEGHLAHYVAKQEISAKDIIGAKKLNKILEAISELKTLQMNPIREHLGRDYSFGEIKIGVAAHLAERE, from the coding sequence ATGCTGAATTCAGAAACTGCTAATCCTGCTGAGCTTGCCGCCAGGTTTGTAAATTATACTTCCAAACATATTTTCCTTACCGGAAAGGCAGGTACAGGTAAAACTACTTTTTTAAGGCGCTTAATAGACCTAACGCATAAAAAGGCGGTAATTGCTGCACCTACAGGTATTGCTGCAATCAATGCAAATGGAGTGACTATTCATTCCCTGTTTCAGTTACCCTTTGGGGCTTATTTGCCTAAGCAGCCTGCTGCGGATGGGGATCATTACAATCAGCAATACAATACACCAAAATCTATTGTTCGCCATTTAAACATGACTGCTGCCAAACGCAAGGTGTTGCTGGATATGGAGTTATTGATCATTGATGAGGTGAGTATGCTTCGTGCAGATTTATTGGATGCTATTGATATGGTGCTGCGGTATGTCAGAAGAAATAACACCGCCAGCTTTGGAGGCGTGCAGGTTTTATTTATCGGAGATTTACATCAGTTGCCTCCAGTCGTAAAGTCTAACGAATGGACGATGCTCGCACAGTTCTATAAAAGTGCTTATTTTTTCGATGCTCATGCCTTATATCATGAGCCTCCGATTTATATAGAGCTGGAAAAGATATACAGACAGGCCGACAATGTATTCATTAGCTTATTGAATAATTTGAGGAATAATGAAGTAACGGCAGCGGATCTGGTTTTGCTGGAAAAGCATTATCAGGCTGATTTTAAGCCTTCGTTAAATGAAAAGTATATCACCCTAACAACGCACAACAATAAGGCTGATACCTTAAACAAGGAACGGCTCGAAGAACTTAAGGATGTGGCTTACCTGTATGTGGCCAAGGTTGAGAATGAGTTTAGCGAGTATGCTTATCCGGCAGAGCATATTCTTGAGCTGAAAATAGGGGCACAGGTGATGTTTATTAAAAATGATCCTAGTGGTGAGCAGCGCTATTTCAATGGTAAAATTGCTACTGTGATTGCGCTTAAGCCTGATCTGATAGAGGTGCAGACTGAGGGCGATCATGCGAAGATTGTGCTGGAAAAGTATAAGTGGGAAAATATCAGGTATACAACCGATAAGGTAACAGGCGAGATAAAAGAGGAGCTGATTGGTACTTTTACACAATATCCACTTAAACTAGCCTGGGCCATAACGGTACATAAAAGCCAGGGTTTAACATTTGATAAAGCAATAATTGATATCGGGAATGCTTTTGCACCGGGACAGATTTATGTTGCATTATCCAGGTTAAGGTCTTTGGATGGATTGGTTTTAACCTCGCTCATTTCCGGTTCCGGCATCCGACAGGATCAGAATGTAACTTTTTTCTCTAAAAATAAACAAGATCCATCAACATTAGAAAGTAAGATCCAGCATGAGACGGAAACGTTTTTAAGATCCTATTTGTTGCAGTGTTTTGATTTAACTCCATTGGATAATTACGTGTATGAACACGTGCATTCGTATACCAAAGACATTAATAAGTCTGCCAAGCAAAAGCATGTAAAATGGGCTGCTCAGTTGTTAAAGGATCTGAGTGAAGTAAAAACACATGCCAATAAGTTTTTATCGCAAATTAAAAGGTTGTATGAGGATAAATCTGAATCCGGGTTGCAGACTTTGCTGGATAGGGCGACTGCCGCCGAAAACTATTTTAATCCCTTGCTTTCTGCCTTCTCTAAAAGGATATTTGAACGCATGGAGCTGGTGAAACAGGACAAGCAGGTGATTGCCTTTTTAACTGAGCTATTGGAAATGGAAGCCTTGTTTTATGAGCAAGTGAAAAAGATTCGCAAGGCTACAGCCTTACTAGGCGCTACCATTAGTGGAAAAGAGTTTACCAAGAAGGATGTAAATGCCTTGTTAAGTCAGGCAGAGCGGGCTGCCCAAATGGAAACGGTGTTTGCAATGCCGGGTAAACTTGATTTTACAGAGAAAAAAGGTAAATCAACTAAATCAGGAACGTCCAAAGCTCCTAAGAAAGAAAAAAAACCTAAAGCTGATACTAAGGAGTTGTCTTTAACGCTTCTCAAAGAAGGAAAAACCATTCAAGAGATTGCAGAGGAGCGTAAGATGGTTGTTGGTACCATTGAGGGGCATTTAGCGCACTATGTGGCTAAGCAAGAGATTTCTGCCAAAGACATTATTGGAGCGAAAAAATTGAATAAGATATTGGAAGCCATAAGTGAATTGAAAACCTTGCAAATGAACCCGATAAGGGAGCATTTGGGCAGGGATTATTCTTTTGGCGAAATTAAGATCGGTGTTGCCGCACATCTGGCGGAAAGGGAATAA
- a CDS encoding fumarate reductase/succinate dehydrogenase flavoprotein subunit, whose product MAELNAHIPEGELTEKWTKLRSSMPLVNPANKRSIEIIVVGSGLAGASAAATLAEMGYKVKCFCFQDSPRRAHSIAAQGGINAAKNYQNDGDSTYRLFYDTIKGGDYRAREANVHRLAEVSANIIDQCVAQGVPLAREYGGLLDNRSFGGTQVQRTFYAAGQTGQQLLLGAYSALERQVGMGKVEMFTRHEMLEVVVVDGKARGIIARNLLTGELERHSGHAVLLCSGGYGNVFYLSTNAMGSNVTAAWKAHKKGAFFGNPCYTQIHPTCIPVSGDHQSKLTLMSESLRNDGRIWVPKKKDDTRKASDIPEDERDYYLERRYPAFGNLVPRDVASRAAKERCDAGYGVGASKLAVYLDFKANTERYGRIEANKHNIHNPDKETCMRLGREVIKEKYGNLFDMYAQITGEDPYELPMRIYPAVHYTMGGLWVDYNLMTTVPGLYALGEANFSDHGANRLGASALMQGLADGYFVIPYTIGAYLSKELATKPIPQDHPAFVEAEASARGIIDKFFAIKGTKSVDHFHKKLGKIMWEKCGMARNAKGLTEAIAEIQELRKEFWSDVRVPGEANEFNPELEKAGRVADFIELGELMCMDALNRNESCGGHFREEYQTEEGEAMRDDVNYAYVAAWEYKEGVKFELHKEELKFENIKVAQRSYK is encoded by the coding sequence ATGGCAGAATTAAATGCTCATATACCTGAAGGAGAGTTAACAGAGAAATGGACTAAATTACGTTCTTCTATGCCATTGGTTAACCCGGCCAATAAAAGAAGCATAGAAATTATCGTAGTAGGTTCTGGGCTTGCAGGTGCTTCGGCAGCAGCAACCCTTGCTGAAATGGGTTATAAGGTTAAATGTTTTTGTTTCCAGGATTCACCTAGAAGAGCGCACTCTATTGCAGCTCAGGGTGGTATCAATGCAGCGAAAAATTATCAGAATGATGGCGATAGTACTTATCGTTTATTTTATGATACGATAAAGGGTGGTGATTACCGTGCACGTGAAGCTAACGTTCATCGTTTGGCCGAAGTAAGTGCAAATATTATAGATCAGTGTGTGGCTCAAGGTGTGCCTTTGGCCAGAGAGTACGGCGGTTTGTTAGACAACCGTTCTTTTGGTGGTACACAAGTTCAACGTACATTCTACGCTGCAGGTCAGACTGGTCAGCAGTTGCTTTTAGGTGCTTATAGCGCTTTAGAGCGTCAGGTAGGTATGGGTAAAGTTGAAATGTTTACCCGTCACGAAATGCTTGAAGTTGTTGTGGTTGATGGTAAAGCACGTGGTATTATTGCCCGTAACTTGCTTACCGGTGAATTAGAGCGTCACTCGGGACATGCGGTGTTGCTTTGCAGTGGTGGTTATGGAAACGTATTCTACCTTTCTACAAATGCAATGGGTAGTAACGTAACGGCAGCCTGGAAAGCACACAAAAAAGGAGCTTTCTTTGGTAACCCTTGCTACACGCAAATTCACCCTACTTGTATCCCGGTTTCCGGAGATCACCAATCTAAATTAACCTTGATGTCTGAGTCGTTACGTAATGACGGACGTATCTGGGTTCCTAAAAAGAAAGATGATACCCGTAAGGCTTCTGATATTCCTGAGGATGAAAGAGATTATTATTTAGAGCGCAGATACCCTGCTTTTGGTAACCTTGTGCCTCGTGATGTTGCATCACGTGCTGCCAAAGAACGTTGCGATGCTGGTTATGGAGTAGGTGCATCTAAACTTGCAGTTTATCTTGATTTTAAAGCCAATACTGAGCGTTATGGCCGTATTGAAGCTAATAAACACAATATCCATAATCCTGATAAAGAAACCTGTATGCGCTTAGGTCGCGAGGTAATTAAGGAGAAATATGGTAACCTGTTTGATATGTATGCGCAGATTACCGGGGAAGATCCTTATGAATTACCAATGCGTATCTATCCTGCGGTTCACTATACCATGGGTGGTTTATGGGTAGATTATAACTTGATGACAACCGTTCCGGGCTTATATGCTTTGGGAGAGGCTAACTTCTCTGACCATGGTGCTAACCGTTTAGGTGCTTCTGCTTTGATGCAGGGATTAGCGGATGGTTATTTTGTAATTCCTTACACTATCGGTGCCTACTTATCTAAAGAATTGGCTACAAAACCAATTCCTCAGGATCACCCTGCTTTTGTTGAAGCTGAGGCTAGTGCAAGAGGAATTATCGACAAGTTCTTCGCTATTAAAGGAACAAAATCTGTAGATCACTTCCATAAGAAATTAGGAAAGATCATGTGGGAGAAATGTGGAATGGCACGTAACGCTAAAGGTTTAACTGAAGCGATTGCAGAAATTCAAGAACTTCGTAAGGAATTCTGGAGCGATGTTCGCGTTCCGGGAGAGGCCAATGAGTTTAACCCTGAGTTGGAAAAGGCTGGTCGTGTGGCCGACTTTATTGAGCTGGGAGAGTTAATGTGTATGGATGCCCTAAACAGAAACGAGTCTTGCGGTGGTCACTTCAGAGAAGAGTACCAAACTGAAGAAGGTGAAGCAATGCGTGATGACGTAAACTACGCTTATGTAGCTGCATGGGAATACAAAGAGGGTGTTAAATTTGAGCTGCATAAAGAGGAGCTGAAATTCGAAAACATCAAGGTTGCACAAAGAAGTTATAAATAA